GAACCGTTGATTGATTTCGCAAGGAAGAGGAGCCTCTGGATTGTGTCCTTCTGTACGGGGTGCGGTGGTATAGAGCTGCCACCGCTCATGACCTCCAGATACGATCTGGAGCGCTTCGGAATGATGCCGAACCCCTCCCCGAGGATGGGTGACCTGTTCCTCATAACCGGTTACGTCACCCCGAAGACGCTCAAGAGGATCATCATAACCTACGAGATGCAACCCGATCCAAAGTACGTTATGGGCTTCGGTTCGTGCACCATCAACGGAGGCGTCTACTGGGACTCCCCCAACTCAATAAAGCGCCTCGATAAATACATCCCGGTGGACGTTTACATAGCCGGCTGCATGCCGAGGCCCGAGTCGATAATGCACGGTATCAGCAAGATGATGGAGCTTATAGAAACCGGCAGGGCGGATGGCTGGAAGAGGTACAGGGAGAACTACGATTACTACCGGGAGAATCAGGACAGACTCCTTGGAGAAGGCTGGCGTGAGAAGACCGCGAAGAGATGGATCCCGTGGTTGATGGACGAGGTCAGAAAGGCCGAAAAGGAGCGTGAGAGGGATGACTGACTACGAGAGGCTCGTTTCAGAGATAACTGAAAAGGCCCCCTACGCGGAAGGAAAGGTCCGGAGGGAGAGGAGGATAGAGTTCAGGGTTCCCGCGGACAGGGTGAGGGAGTTCCTCGAACTGCTTAAGGATAAGGCCTTTGAGCTCCTGCTCCAGATCACGGCCGTTGACTGGCCCGACAGGGGAGAGATCGAGCTCATCTATCAGGTCTTCAGCATAACCCACGGAACGCACACCTTCGTAAGAACTTCCATACCGAGGGAGGATGCGGTTATATCAACCGTCAGGGACGTCTATCCCGCTGCCGAGACCTACGAGAGAGAAGTTCACGACTTCTTCCAGGTGGTCTTCGAGGGGAACCCGAAGATCGAGATGCCATGGATACTGGAGGACATAGACAAGGAACAGGGGCTATCCTACAGGAAGGACTTTGACCTTCTCGGCTACGTGAAGAGGAAGTACGGGACACTGGACAGGTACGATGAGGATAAGGACTACTACGTTATCTGAGGTGATGATGATGGTCTCAGAGAGCGAGCTTATTAAGGAGGCAAGGGAGAACGGGATGGACCTTCTGCCGCTGGGTAAGGACACCTACGAGCTTCTATTCGGTCCCCAGCACATGGCAACCGAGAACTACAGCCTGATCCTCAAAATGGACGGTAATAGGGTCGCTAAAGCCATAGCAAACCCCGGCTTCCTCCACAGGGGTTTCGAGAAACTGGCCGAGTACAGGCCGTGGCACACGAACATAGCCCTTCTCCTGAGGATCTGCGTTCCAGAGTCGGACGTACCCGAGAACATCTACTCCATGGCCGTTGAGGAGATACTCGGATGGGAGATTCCCGAGAGGGCCCAGTGGATAAGGACAACCGTCCTTGAGATGGCCAGAGTCTCAGCCTACCTGTTCTGGATCATGGGGATGTCCTTCAAGCTCGGTGTCTACACAGCAGGTCAGTGGGCCGTGGCCTACCGTGAGAGGCTCCTGGCCCTCTTCGAGCAGCTCACGGGGGCGAGGGTGTACCACATCTACACGGTCCCTGGAGGTGTCAGGCGGGACATCCCGGGCGATGCCTGGCTCCGCAGACTCGGGGATACCGTCGAATACATAAAGGACAAACTGAAGGACTTCGATGAGATACTCTTCGAGAACTACATCTCCCACCGCAGGCTTGAGGGCATAGGCGTGATGGACAGGAAGTTCGCCCTCGAAGAGGGCGTCACCGGTCCCAACCTCCGCGCCACAGGTGTTCCCTACGACGTAAGGCGCGTCGATCCGTACCTCCTCTACCCGGAGCTCGACTTCGAGGTCCCCGTGCTCAGGGAGGGAGACGCCCTCGCGAGGTTCCTCGTGAGGAGATACGAGCTCGAACAGGACCTCTACATCCTCGAACAGCTTCTTGATATGGGGCCGCCGGATGGACCCCACATGGTCAGCGATCCGAGGCTAAAGAACCTGCCGAGGTTTAAGGTGCCCGAAGGGGACGCCTTCGCCCACGTCGAGAGTTCCAAGGGTGATTTTGGGGCATACGTGGTCAGCAACGGCAAGAACAAACCCTACAGGGTGCACGTCAGGGGACCGAGCATAGCCCACGGTATCAGGGTGATAGAGCAGCTTCTCGTCGGGGCGAGAATAGCCGACGTGCCCGTGATACTGACGAGTCTTGACAACTGCCCACCGGATATAGACAGGTGATGAGGATGGAAGTCGATTTTAAAATAGCCCCAGAGAAACGGATCCGGAAGAAGCCCTCCTACGTCAAGCCGTGGATGGGTTTGAAGTACCTCTTCAAGAAGCCGGTCACGATAAAGATACCCTACGAGAAGACAGAGGTGGCAAAAAGGTACCGCGGTGTCCACACGCTCGACTGGAAGAAGTGCGTCGGCTGCAACTTCTGCGGTCAGATATGCCCGGCGAGGGCCATAGAGATGACCTGGATCGAGAAGGACGGCAAGATGGAGAAGAGACCCCACCCGAAGATAGACTACGGGAGGTGCACCTTCTGCCAGTTCTGCGTTGACGTGTGCCCCACCGGAGCCCTCGGCTTCATCGAGACCTTCGTTATAACCACCACGGGGAACGAGGAAGAGCTCCAGCTCTACGACTGGGTGCCCATCCATCCGGACGAGTTCAGGAAGTATCAGGACGAGTACGGCGACTACCTCTTCCCTGTTGAGAAGATAGAGTTCGATAAGGAGAGCCGGGAGGTAACCTACCACCTCAGGGACGGCTCGATCTTCAAGTTCAAGATACTGGGCTACGGCATAAGGCCGCCGAAGAGACCAACTCCGAAGAGGCCAACTCCGGCCAAACCCGCGGCAAAGGAGGAAAAGAAAGCCTCCAAGCCAGCGGATGGAAAGGCTCCGGCAGAGGAAGAGAAGAAGTGATCCCTCCTTTCCTTTTCTTCATGGTGCGCCTTTTGACGCGTTTGAAAAGGGTCTCTACCCGGGCCTTGGGCTTTTTCAGGCTTTACTTGGAACCTTCCACATCCCCGGGAGCAGGGTATTGACACCCATCAAACCTCAGATGCTCCTCTGGTTAGGAGCCCGAACCGAATTGCCAGAACACCGTACCTGTTTTCCTTCCGCTTATTCCGGTGGCTCTTCCTCAAAATGGCGGGGATTTGAGGATAATCACTATAAGTTGAAAACCCATCACGGGATGTCTCAAAAACCCAAACGTTTTTATAAAACCGTTCGGAAGTTTGAGACATGACACTTACGAAGGCCGAGCTCAATGTGCTTTTAGAGATTGAGGAACCCATAACGTTAAGGGGGTTATCTGAGAAGCTCGACCTCTCAAAGAGTACGCTCTCATCGACCCTTCACTCCCTTGAGAGAAAGGGCCTCGTCGAGCTCGAAGGGAAGAAGCCGATAACAGTTAAGCCTGCGGAGAACAATGTAATTGAGCTCCTGAGAAGGATTATCATGGAGTATCCTCACGTAAACGCCGCACCCATCCTCACAGGGAACCGCCTCAAAGTTCTCGCAGCCCTTGAAGTTGAAAACCCCCAGCCCCTCTGGCTCATCCAGTTAAGGACGGGAGTGAGCAGGGCGACGCTCCACAGGATTCTCAACGGGCTTATGGAAGCTCTCATCGTGGGAAAGAGAGACAGAGGCTACTTCCTGAGTGAGCGATTTGCTCCCTTCAAAGCCTTCGCTGACGAGTACTTTTACCTTCAGAACTCGATTAAAGCGAAGGAGTTTGACCCCGGCGCCTCACCTGTTTGGAGTGGTGTGGAGGAGCTGATACTCGCGACCGGGAACTTCAAGGGGGAGAGTGTTGGCGGCTTTCAGCTCACCGGACTCGCCCGCTTCTCCGACTTTGGCCTTCCACTCATCTCGTCAGGGATTTACCATTATTACTGGCCTTCGAGAGGATTGAGCATTGAGGAGGTCGCTGTGCACACCTTGACGGTCGGAAGGGATGCAAGGGAGCTGCTTTACACCATCGTTCTCCTTAAGGGTAAAGATTTTGATGAACGCAAACTCAGGAGGCTCTCCGCCAAGTTTGGTGTTTCCTCCACCGTAGAGGAACTGCTCGAATATCTTAAGGGTATGGATAAACCGTATCCCTTCCCGTCAAGGGAGGAAGTCGAGGAGCTCTGCAGGCAATATTTTGGGGGGTGTAAGAATGATAACAAGGGACAGACTGATCCGTGAGTTTGCCCTGCTTGATGAGAAGGCTTGGCTCATGGGTTCAGAGGAGATCCGTGTTTACCTCATCGGAGGCGGGAACCTCGCTTTGAGAGGCATAAAACCGGCAACTGCGGATGTTGACGTAATAGTTGAGGATTACAGGAGTTTGAAAGCCCTTGATTCCATCCTTACAGATCCATCTCCAGAGCTGAGGACGAGCGGTGGAATCGTGGTTTACCTGAAGGTCTTTGGACATGAGTATGAGGAAAAACTTGGCGCTGATTCGGTTTATCAAAAGATTGACCCAGAAACGGGCAACTTTAACCTTGACGTTTTCGTAAAGCGCGTCATGAGAGGTATCCAACTGACCGAGGGGATAAAAAGTCGGTCCCTTGTGTCCGAGGAGTTTCAGGAGCTGAAACGGTTAAGGGTTTATCTCGTTTCCCTTGAGGACATCTTTTTGTTCAAGGGCGTTACATCGCCTGGCCGTTCAAAGGACGTTGATGATATCCTGCGGATCCTCGAAGCCGGGGTTGACTTTAATGTGATCCTCGACGAGATCAAAGCTCAGAGGAGGGTAATCGAATCTGAAAGATCTGGACGCCTTGCGGCTGTTTTCCTTGAAAAGATGGAAGGTGTTCGGGAAATTCTAAGGGGAAGGGGTCTGAGGAGTCTTGGGCTGGATAATTTCATTGATTCTCTTGAGGAATTGTTATCCGGATAATTGCCCCCGGCAAATTTAATAACCCTGAAGTTAGTATTTCTCTTAGGGGTTGAAAATTCATCGCAAGGGTGAATAAGGATGGAGCTCGAGAGGAGAATTGAAAATATTCTAAAGGAGCTCACTCCGGAGACGAAACCGGAAGAGGCAATAAGGATTTTCAGGGACCTTTTTAAGGAAGCATGGGGGTTCGCATACGCGGACGAAACCATAAACCTCCAGCAGATTGAGGATTCAACGGTCGGGGAACTCACCCGGCTGCTCAAGGTCATAGGGAGGAGCAAGCCCCCGGCAGGGGAGAGCTTCCACGTCTTCTATGCTAAAAGCCCGAAGAAGGGCGGGGACACCGTAAGGTACAGGCAGAGGCTGGTAAGGTATCTAATCAACATCACCGATTCGATCGATCTGGAGTTTGCAAACTTCCTCGTTATCGTTGATTACTTCGGATACTGGAAGCTCCTCGTCCCGGTGTACAGAAAGGAAGTCGAAAGAACCAGAATCAACGTATATACCATCGACCCTGCTGCAGGGAAATTCCGGACGCTGGTCAAGAACATGGCGGAAGTTGGGAGGGCCATCCGGGAAAAGAAAAGACTCACGGCGAGCGATATAAAGGAGATAATCGATGAGCACATGCAGGTCAGGCCCCTGACGGAAGAGTTCTTCCGGGACTACAGGAGGTACTACTACAGGCTCAAGGATGAGATAAAGAGGCTTTACGGAAAAGAACTGGAGGAAGCCTATAGGGGTGATCTCAAAAAGGAGATCTTCGTCGAGAGGGCAACCAAAACCTTTGCCCACACCTTCCTAAACAGGTTGATGTTCGTTTACTTCCTCCAGAAAAAGGGGTGGATCGTTGAAAAAGGGACCCTCAGAAGGGATCTCAGGGAGAGGGTGGACGTTAAGAACTTCGTGAGATGGCTTTACGAAAACTACAGGGAGCACGGCGGGGAGTTCTACAGGGACTACCTCAGGGTTCTCTTTCTCCACGCTATGAACGGGCCCAGAGGAGTTACGCCCGCAGGGACAACGAGGAGATAAAAAGGGTCCCGTCTGAGGACGTCAGGGACGTCTTCTTCTACGGCGTTCCCTACTTCAACGGCGGCCTTTTTGCCCGTGTTAAGCTCGAGAACGTTGATCTGGACGGTATAATCTCCTCCCTTCCGGAGGATCTCGTGAAAGAGATTGTCTTCGAGTTCTTTGAGGCCTACAACTTCACTGTAACAGAGGAGACGCCCTACGAGGTTGAGGTTGCCGTTGACCCGGCGATGCTCGGTAAGATCTACGAATCGCTCATAGCCGAGGAGGAGAAGGCCCTTGAGGAGGAAGAGAGGAGGGTCTCCGGGATCTTCTACACGCCGAGGGCCGAAGTGGACTTCATGTGCAGGATGGCGGTTTACGAGTACCTCCGGAGAAACCTCGAGGTGGACGATAGGCTCCTCAGGGAGTTCGTCTTTAAGCCGCTTCACGAGTGGGAGCCGAGAGCTTTACCCCGGGAGCTTGTTACGGCCCTTGAAGACGTTAAGATAGTTGACCCGGCAGCCGGAAGCGGGGCCTTTCTCGTCGGGATGTACCACCTTTTAACGGAGCTCTACGAGAAGGCCAACCTTTCGGTTGACTACGACAGGAAGCTCGAGATAATCAGGGAGAACATCTACGGGGTTGACGTGAAGGAGTGGGCCATAAGGGTTGCGAAGCTGAGGCTCTGGCTGGCGCTCATCGAGGATGAGGAGAGGATCCCCAACGAACCGATTCTGCCGAACCTCGAGACGAAGCTGAAGGTCGGCGACTCCCTCGCACCGCCCCACTTTATCCTCAAGATTGACAGCCGGAAGAAGGTGGTCGAGATTCCGCTGGCCAGATTCAGGGAGAGCCTCAAGCTCCTCTGGGCGAAGGGGGGTATGGGTGAGGCCATGGTGGCCTACAGGGAGCTCGTGAGAAAGTACTACATGGGTGAGAGAATAGACGGCAGACCCGTTACCTTCGAGGACATCGAGAGGGCCAGATGGGGCGTTCTTCAGGAGTTCCTTGAGGGGGCACTCGAGGAACTCAAAGCCCGGGAAAGGAAGGATATTAACCTGCTCCTCGAGGCCGTCAGGAACGAAAACCTCTCGGCCCTTGAGAAGCCTCCCTTCATCTGGGAGCTGGACTTTCCGGACGTGATGCTCGAGAAGAGGGGCTTTGACATCGTTATAGCGAACCCTCCCTACGTAAGGCAGGAGAGGATATACCCTGAACAGTACGATCTGGCGGAGTTCGGGATGCTCGGCAAAAGGGAGCAGGAAAAACTTAGAAAGGATTACAAGAATAAGATAATCAGTCACATGGAGACCCTGATAAGGGAGAAGTTCGGGCACGAGATGAAGCTTCCGAAGAGGAGCGACCTCTATGTGTACTTCTTCATACAGGGCGTCAACCTTCTGAATCCAAAGGGTTCGCTGATTTTCATCACCTCCAACTCGTGGCTGGACGTTGACTTCGGAAAGGCCCTGCAGGAGTTCTTCCTCAGGTTCACCCATCTGAGGGCGGTTATTGACTACACGAGGAGGAGCTTCGAGCAGGCGGACGTTAACACCGTCATCACGGTTCTGACGAGGAAACCAAAGGGGCTCTTCAACACCGTTGGGACGGAGTGCGTGAACTTCGTCCTTCTGAAGAGGGACTTCGGGGAGCTTGGACTTAATGTTATCGACAGACTGCTCGAGTGCTACGCGGGAAAGGTCGATGGAGTTGAGGTCTTCGGGGGGAAGGTTTACAGTTACGAGGACGACGAGCTGAGGGTGAGGAGCGTTAGGGCCGTGGAGTTAGCGAAGATGGGAGGCCTGAGCATCGGGAAGATGAACCAGATCCTGAGGGCCTACAACGTCTCGGGCGAGTACGAGGGGATGAAGTGGGGTGGAATACTCATCAGGGCTCCGGGGATATTCTACGTGATCCTCCGGAAGGGAAAGGGAAAACTGGTGAGGCTCGGAGATATCGCCGAGGTCAGATTCGGCATAAAAACGGGAGCGAACGAGTTCTTCTACCTTGAGCCGATTAAGAACCCTGTGGAGTGGCCGGTCTGTCAGGTTTGCGGAAGGGTTCATAAACCGGACGAGGGGTTAATTGCCGTGAGGAACAAGGCTGGATGGGAGGGCTACATCGAGGAGGAGTTCTTGAGGCCTGTCATAGTAAGTCCCCGTGAAATCAAAAAAGCTTTGGTTGATGTTTACGGATTAAAGATGAGGGCATTAATCTGTAACGAACCTTTAGATTCGTTAAAGGATAAACTAAAGGTTCATGTTCTGAATTACATTAGATGGGGGGAACACATGGGTTATCCCGAGCGAAGAACTCTTAAGAGTAGAAAACCTTGGTACAAATTAGTCCCACATGATACTCCAGATGTTTTATGGCCAATGATACACAACGATCGGCTAATTGTTGGGATGTTACGAAACAAAGATATTGTAGTTGATCATAATCTCTTTGAAATAAAAGCCAATAAAAACGAATCGCCTCTTGTTCTTTTTGTGTCTTTGTTTTCGACTTATCAGGCACTCATTAGAGAACTTCTCGGGCGTTCAAATCTCGGAGAGGGGGCATTAAAAACTGAGGGCATTGACATTAAAAAACTCATTGTCTTCAAAAAAGAAGCTTTAGCTGGATCTATGGATCAGTTAAACCAGATTGTCAGAAAATTAGGGGATTATAAAATCAAATCCATCTTCGAAGAACTCGGCCTGCCGAAGCCCAACCGCGACCTGAGCAACATCAACCCCGATGATGTGTCCCTCGATAGGATCATGCCGGACAGAAGGGAGCTCGACAGGGTCGTCTTCGAGGCCCTCGGGTTAACGGAGGAGGAGCAGCTGGAGGTTTACAGGGCCGTTGTCGAACTCGTGAAGGCGAGGCTGGTGAAGGCGAGGACGTTCAAGAAGAAAAAGCGGAAATGATGCCGGACCACTCCCAAGATTGGATGCGGCCGATAGATTAGATGGAGGGCCTCCAGAAGGCTTAGAGTTCCCTAATAACCTCCTCAATACACTCGATTACGGTATTTCTCTGAGTTCTTAAAATATATTTTAAGGTCCCATTGTTGGAATCTTCAAGTAACCGCTCTATTGATTCGTACTTTTTCAAAGATTTAACAGCCTGTTCTTTCTTGGAGAAATCCACAGGCTCCTCTATGCGTCCCTGTTTGATCTTCGTATTGTTGCTAAGGTCGTAGTCGGCGGCGTTTCTGAGTCCCCTTAAATACATAATGGAGTTGTGCGCCTGTCTCAGCTTGAGGTCCTTGACCCTATGTTTTAATTTTTCTAAAAACAGCGCCACGGCCTTATGCGATCTCGGTCCGTCAAGTTCATTCAAAAAATCTTCAAGGCTTCCTCTGGAACGGGTATTCGTGGGATAACTGTTTAGCTCGACTTTTAGAACTTTTCTGAGTTGCAAAAAGGCAGAATAGTAATATCTTCCAACAATGGTCCTATTAACGGCATCGGATGGGGGGAGCTCTGGATCATTACGCGTTTCCGATGGGGTTTTATCAGACAGACGCAGCAGGTAGTCTCCAACATGCTTAAACCCCTTTGGATCAAAGCCGGGCATGTTCCCCCACCGTCATTCAAAAAACGAGTATACCAGTATCCTGTTCGATATATCGGGATCAGCAGTGAGGATTTTGTATTCTAACTCCTCTGAGAGGTCGACGACGTTTTCGGCGTCAGCAGAAAATCTGACGATGAGAATCACGTGGGGGCTGAAGCCTTCTTCCGGAGCGCCTCCGGTAATTTTCACATATTTGATCTCAGGCATCTTCAAAAACTTGGGAAGAAGGTTAGTTAAGTACTGATAGGTATTCAGGTATTGATTAATGTGTCTCCGGTCCGATACAAGTAATTCAATAAGAGCTTCGTCATCGATTTTAAGTTTTCCCGAATACTTCTTCTCCAGTTCTTTTAATCTGAATAGGGGCATTAGTATCTTTAAGAGCCGTTTAAGTTCTTCATTAATTCTGGCATAACTTTCCGTAGAGGCATCCTCCAAAAGAACAACATCACGATCTTTTTCAAAGAATAACCACTGGTCTGCCACCTTAGCTGACATCGCCATCTTTGAGCACCTCGTTTAATATTTCCCGAAACTTCTTCAGGTCGTTTTTTGTTATTATGAAATTCACAGTATTCGGTTTTTTGGATCGCATGTGCTCAATTTTCAGGAGGTAATACTCCAAAGGCTCATCGATGTTTAGTGTCGCTCTATACAGGTTGATCCCGTCAACGACTGGAATTGAATATTCCCTTTTAAGTTTGGCCTTTGTTCTCATATCCGGAACGTTAAATTTTTCAAACACTTTTTTTTCAAATTCATTTTCGGGCTGTTTTTCATTAAATATGAGTTCGCCCAGCGTTCCAAGTATCCTCTTTGTAGCGAGATTAACGTACTTTTTCTCCTGATCTGGGGGTATTCCTAACTCCCTCAGGTATGGGCGTATCTCGCCAGTTGAAACCGAAAGCCCGACCTCCCCCTCACCACTCACGATAGCCTTTAAATTCGTAAGTGACAGGATCTTTTCTATAACCCCGCTTACCTTGGATTCGTCAGTGGGAGTTTCCTCGTATTCAACAAGTTTTTGGAGAAGTTTAATGAGGTCACTGTCTGCCATAGAACTCACACCCACACACTTTTACATAACTACTCTTAAAAACATTTCGACAATTCCAGATAACGAATCCACTGTACACCAAACCCTTAAATAAATGAAGCTCCACTATTAGATGGTGTTCACTTTGTTCAGCACGCGTAACGGCATATTAAGCGTCGAGGTGCTTTGAGCGAAGGACGATCCGGATGGAGGGAGTAAGAAATTTTATTAGAGTCCTATCAAATGTAATGATGGAAGGTGATTCTTATGTCCGCGATCGGCCTTCTCAATAAATACGGTCTCGTTGATAACCAGAGGGTAAAGCTCCTCGATGTTCTAAGGGAAGTTTTAACGTCCGGAAACTACAGGAAGGTAGACGTTGCGGTCGGCTTTCTCTTCGTGAGCGGATTGAAGGAGATTCAGGGAGAGCTTGATGAATTTTTCTCACGGGGAGGGAAGATGAGGATAATGATCGGAAACCAGACGAACAGGGAAACCTACGAACAGCTCAGCATGGCTTACCACTCCCTCGAAACTTTAAGGAAGCTCAAGGAACGGAACCGGTGGGCCGAAACCACTCCGGGGGAGCAGGTTGAGGATCTGGAGAAAAACGTCAACTTCATGGAGCAGAACCGGGAAAACGAGGAGTTTTTGGATAGGCTTATCGGATGGCTGGAAAGCGGGAGCATTGAGATCCGGGTTTACACGAAGGAGTTCATGCACGCCAAGGCCTACCTCTTTTATCCGGAAAGTGAGTCCATCTCCCCGGTCGGCCTCGTCGGTTCGAGCAACTTCAGCCTCGCCGGACTTTACGGGAACACCGAGCTGAACGCCGGGCTTTTCTCGGTTCATTTTGAGAGTCTGAGGGAATGGTACGAGGCGCTGTGGGAGGAGGCCGAACCCTTCAGTCCCCTTCTCATAGACGTTATCAAAAGGGGCTGGCCCGGTCAGAAGCCGGGGAACTTCCCCTCCCCCTACGAGGTTTTCATAAGGGGTCTTTACGAGCTCTACAGGGAGGTTGTGGACAGGGATTCCGGCTTCCTCGTGAGGAACCTTCACGACGTTCTTTACGACTTTCAGATGGACGCCGTCAGGAGGGGCATATCCATTGTAAATAAGTACGGTGGAGTTCTGATAAGCGATGTCGTCGGGCTGGGGAAGAGCTACATTGGTCTCGCCATTCTGGAACACTTCTCCCTGCTGGATCTGCTCAACGGAAGGTCGAAGGGAGTGGCCGTAATCGCTCCCCCCGAGCTCGTTGGCTACTGGCGGGAACTCCTCGGGACATATAACGTTGAGGGAAGGGTTTTCTCCGCCGGGTTGCTTCCGAGAAAAGAAACTTCCGGAGAAAAGTACGGGGAGATGGAGAATTACATAAGGAATCAGGCAAACACCGTTCTGGTAGATGAATCCCATCACTACGCAAACCCCTCGACCAAGTCCTACAAAAACCTTCAGGAGCTCCTGATCGGAAAGAGGGTGATCTTACTTACGGCGACCCCATACAGGAGGCAGTACCGTGACATCATAAATCAGATCCGCCTTTTCAGGCCCGAGAGGAGGCATCCCTTCCCGATAACACCCCAGACGTGGGATGACCTCATCAGGGCGATTGAAAAGGGGAACGTGGATCCTTCCTACGTCCTCAGGGAGATCATGGTGAGGAGAACCAGACACGACATCTTAAGGCTCTACGGAGGAAAGGAGGGCTGCATTAAGGCGGGGAAGAAAAGGCTCTGCTTCCCAGACAGGAAGCTGAAGAGCATTGAGTACGGAATATCCGAGGTCTATCCGCTGGAGAAGGTCCCTCCGGAGCTTCTGGACGAGATCTCAAGGGGTTCGAACATCGAGCCGGTTGACATCTACACCCTCTTTCTTGCCGGCATAAACTCCATGAAGTACGCGAGGTTCGCGCTCTATGACTACGTAAAACCGCAGTTCAGGGATAAGTCCCCTTACGTAGACCTTTCCGTCGGGAGAAACCTGAGAGGGCTGGAAAGGATCCTTTACCTCAAAAGGCTGGAGAGTTCGTGGTACTCGATGTATCAGACTCTCAGGAGGGACATCATCAAAACCGAGAACTTCCTGAGATTCGTAAAGCACGGGTTCATTCCTGCGGGGGATGAGTTTGATGAGGTCCTGCTCGGCGGTCTAAATAAAGAACCGCACGTTCTGGACGATGGGGAAATAATGGATTTCATTGAAAAATACAGGAAAACA
The window above is part of the Thermococcus sp. P6 genome. Proteins encoded here:
- a CDS encoding helicase-related protein — encoded protein: MSAIGLLNKYGLVDNQRVKLLDVLREVLTSGNYRKVDVAVGFLFVSGLKEIQGELDEFFSRGGKMRIMIGNQTNRETYEQLSMAYHSLETLRKLKERNRWAETTPGEQVEDLEKNVNFMEQNRENEEFLDRLIGWLESGSIEIRVYTKEFMHAKAYLFYPESESISPVGLVGSSNFSLAGLYGNTELNAGLFSVHFESLREWYEALWEEAEPFSPLLIDVIKRGWPGQKPGNFPSPYEVFIRGLYELYREVVDRDSGFLVRNLHDVLYDFQMDAVRRGISIVNKYGGVLISDVVGLGKSYIGLAILEHFSLLDLLNGRSKGVAVIAPPELVGYWRELLGTYNVEGRVFSAGLLPRKETSGEKYGEMENYIRNQANTVLVDESHHYANPSTKSYKNLQELLIGKRVILLTATPYRRQYRDIINQIRLFRPERRHPFPITPQTWDDLIRAIEKGNVDPSYVLREIMVRRTRHDILRLYGGKEGCIKAGKKRLCFPDRKLKSIEYGISEVYPLEKVPPELLDEISRGSNIEPVDIYTLFLAGINSMKYARFALYDYVKPQFRDKSPYVDLSVGRNLRGLERILYLKRLESSWYSMYQTLRRDIIKTENFLRFVKHGFIPAGDEFDEVLLGGLNKEPHVLDDGEIMDFIEKYRKTKEPEYKKGAFNLNRLISDLEHDLRKLKAMEEVLRPLKEGLEENPEKDPKLSKLASLIDELMQPRRKILIFSEFEETVRWIYKGLERLGYTRNYRIEMVSSSTKGIADKVRRFAPRSNNYETEDEIDVLISTDVLSEGLNLQDANVVINYDLHWTPIKLIQRIGRVDRIGTGHDEILVYNFFPEKGLEENLGLLEKVRRRITEFNNALGADGKILEESEEWNPSALEAIYGGNIEELEKGVETLTVTTLAEKLVREFREGHKNRFEEIIKRHSMRSVVRYPGSDYYAFFVCSDGIMAQNFIYRKKGDKWISENMPLEKLLDLTGLTEKSRPFNGFKDMGIYYEAAERALDEFRELRTIKTSTLTFKKRRRNPEKIKRILKKLKAAKLKAKTDSDRYYLSQLLDLVRWGYANHELFARALREINPSMASDRVVRACEALIVKYQISSWKQQVEARRRELGEKGIKPHIVSGILFVPTLPDYPEAGAGTKP